From the genome of Candidatus Zixiibacteriota bacterium, one region includes:
- a CDS encoding zinc ribbon domain-containing protein, translating into MPTYQYQCTSCSYEFEEFQKITDDPLETCPKCGGHVQRLISGGAGLLFKGSGFYITDYRSPKYKADAKKAESDAKFASTEKKADKKSEKKSA; encoded by the coding sequence ATGCCAACATACCAGTACCAGTGCACAAGTTGCAGTTACGAGTTCGAGGAGTTCCAGAAGATCACGGACGATCCGCTCGAGACATGCCCGAAATGCGGTGGTCATGTCCAGAGGCTGATATCCGGCGGAGCGGGTCTTTTATTCAAAGGCTCAGGCTTCTATATCACCGATTACCGTTCGCCAAAGTACAAGGCCGATGCCAAGAAAGCCGAGTCGGATGCCAAATTCGCCTCGACAGAAAAGAAAGCCGACAAGAAGTCCGAGAAGAAATCAGCTTAA
- the uvrC gene encoding excinuclease ABC subunit UvrC, whose protein sequence is MRKVTEELELKLKNLPDRPGVYMMKNRAGKVIYIGKAKKLRNRVRTYFQKSRPHDPKTEVMVSKIADFEFYVTDSEIEALILESNLVKEYRPLYNVNLKDDKRFPYLKVTMDEPFPRVIVVRRMAKDGARYFGPFTDAGKMRRTLRFIQKHFKIRTCDYVLPDPKDKVKLCLEYHIKRCPGPCEGLISEEDYGKTIDDILLFLSGRSSELLDRLQDKMMELSEAMDFEQAARVRDQIEAIESVRQRQRVVSDQVIDRDIAAFACSDVDAACVVLQIREGVLIGRQHFYLKIQKDTTESEIAETFIKQHYMHADTIPKELYISAALDDRELLQKWLSEKRGNTVRIFIPQKGEKLKLVEMAHNNARLLLNELLLQKQHYKDRIPEAVMRLQSDLRLPRTPVSMSCFDISNLGQEDKVGSMVYFEKGKPKKSSYRHYKIKTVKKQDDYASLREVVYRYFRRLKEEALDFPDLLVIDGGKGQLSAALDALKAHGIKDQLVIGLAKKLEEVFLPGQKEPIMVPRTSPALRLLQRIRNEAHRFAIEFNRKLRGKRTIGTELQKIPGIGPKKAEVLLKHFGSVKKIKELTAEQISEAPGIGIPDAQKITEYFGQ, encoded by the coding sequence ATGAGAAAAGTAACCGAAGAACTCGAGCTCAAGCTGAAAAACCTGCCCGATCGTCCCGGTGTCTACATGATGAAAAACCGGGCCGGAAAAGTGATTTATATCGGCAAGGCTAAAAAACTCCGAAACAGGGTCAGGACATATTTCCAGAAATCGCGACCGCATGATCCCAAAACCGAGGTGATGGTCTCGAAAATCGCCGATTTCGAGTTCTATGTTACCGATTCCGAAATCGAGGCGCTGATCCTGGAATCAAACCTGGTCAAGGAATATCGCCCGCTTTACAACGTCAACCTCAAGGATGATAAACGCTTTCCGTATTTGAAAGTAACCATGGATGAGCCTTTCCCGCGGGTGATCGTGGTCAGGCGGATGGCCAAGGACGGCGCGCGCTATTTCGGGCCGTTCACCGATGCCGGCAAGATGAGGCGGACACTCAGGTTTATCCAGAAGCATTTCAAGATCCGGACCTGCGATTATGTCCTGCCTGATCCGAAAGATAAAGTCAAGCTCTGCCTCGAGTATCATATCAAGCGCTGTCCCGGGCCCTGTGAAGGATTGATTTCCGAGGAGGACTATGGCAAGACGATCGATGATATCCTGCTGTTTCTTTCCGGACGATCATCCGAACTGCTGGATCGACTGCAGGACAAGATGATGGAGCTTTCGGAGGCGATGGATTTCGAACAGGCGGCCCGGGTGCGCGACCAGATCGAGGCGATCGAGTCTGTACGCCAGAGGCAAAGGGTCGTCTCGGATCAGGTCATTGACCGTGATATCGCCGCCTTTGCCTGCTCCGATGTTGATGCCGCCTGCGTCGTTTTGCAAATCCGCGAGGGTGTGCTGATCGGCCGGCAGCATTTCTATCTTAAAATCCAGAAGGATACGACCGAATCCGAAATCGCCGAGACCTTCATAAAACAACATTACATGCACGCCGACACGATTCCGAAGGAACTGTATATTTCAGCCGCACTTGATGATCGCGAGCTCCTGCAAAAATGGCTGTCCGAGAAACGCGGTAACACCGTCAGGATATTCATCCCGCAGAAAGGGGAGAAGCTCAAGCTGGTCGAGATGGCCCATAACAACGCCCGCCTGCTCCTAAACGAACTGCTTTTGCAGAAACAGCATTACAAGGATCGTATCCCGGAAGCGGTCATGCGGTTGCAATCCGATCTTCGCCTGCCCAGAACTCCGGTCAGTATGTCCTGTTTCGATATCTCCAACCTGGGCCAGGAGGACAAGGTCGGTTCGATGGTTTATTTCGAGAAGGGCAAGCCCAAAAAATCGAGTTACCGTCACTACAAGATAAAAACTGTCAAAAAGCAGGATGATTACGCATCACTGCGGGAAGTCGTCTATCGCTATTTCCGGCGCTTAAAAGAAGAAGCTCTGGATTTTCCAGACCTGCTGGTGATCGACGGTGGCAAGGGACAGCTCTCGGCCGCGTTAGATGCTCTCAAAGCCCATGGTATCAAAGACCAGCTGGTGATCGGTCTGGCCAAGAAACTGGAGGAAGTCTTCCTGCCAGGCCAGAAGGAGCCGATCATGGTTCCGCGTACATCGCCCGCTCTCAGGCTCCTGCAGAGGATTCGCAACGAAGCGCACCGTTTCGCGATCGAGTTCAACCGCAAACTGCGAGGTAAACGGACGATCGGGACTGAATTGCAGAAGATCCCCGGAATCGGCCCCAAAAAGGCGGAGGTGCTTTTAAAGCATTTCGGCTCGGTTAAAAAGATCAAAGAACTGACCGCTGAGCAGATTAGCGAAGCCCCCGGTATTGGTATCCCTGACGCGCAGAAGATTACAGAATATTTTGGTCAATAA
- a CDS encoding NlpC/P60 family protein: MRFIWIFTIVLTFACQSAVRYSAVDDSDYDTGNSSSDNTAINAEGTVDQARMGKIIAGYLRTPYKEGGRDKYGIDCSGLTYSVYRKYNGTVLPRTVAGQYEKLTPVEMKNLSYGDLVFFKLNGNRISHVGIYIKNMKFVHAAKSEGVVVSSLKEKYYRKSYQGARRVFQ, encoded by the coding sequence ATGCGATTTATCTGGATTTTCACTATAGTTTTAACATTCGCCTGTCAATCGGCGGTACGCTACAGCGCGGTCGATGACAGCGACTATGACACCGGAAACAGCTCATCGGATAATACCGCGATAAATGCCGAAGGGACAGTCGATCAGGCCCGGATGGGCAAGATCATCGCCGGTTATTTAAGAACGCCATACAAAGAAGGTGGTCGTGATAAATACGGTATCGACTGTTCGGGGCTGACATACTCGGTTTACCGAAAATACAACGGTACTGTTTTGCCCCGGACTGTGGCCGGGCAGTACGAGAAACTGACTCCGGTAGAGATGAAGAACTTGTCTTACGGCGATCTCGTTTTTTTTAAGTTAAATGGAAACCGGATTTCCCATGTGGGTATCTATATAAAAAACATGAAATTTGTTCATGCCGCCAAATCGGAAGGTGTCGTAGTATCTTCTTTGAAGGAGAAGTATTACCGTAAATCCTACCAGGGAGCCCGGCGTGTATTCCAGTAG
- the tenA gene encoding thiaminase II yields the protein MINCAYLRRNADRIWTAIFEHPFVRGIGEGTLVEDKFRFYLKQDYVYLIEFSRFFSLAAAKAGKLDQMQTFSKILDATLNLEMDLHRKICADYRITPEELESTEPAPNNLGYTSYLQSVAYSGDLVEILAALLPCSWGYIEIAEHLKKKGLPEHKHYRQWIETYTSNEFVEMTDWLKATFDQLSEKLSEDKAGRVQEIFKFSSLWELLFWEMAYYTQEWPVKN from the coding sequence ATGATAAATTGTGCTTACCTAAGACGGAATGCCGACCGGATCTGGACCGCGATCTTCGAGCATCCGTTTGTGCGAGGGATCGGAGAGGGCACACTGGTGGAGGACAAGTTCAGGTTCTACCTGAAGCAGGACTATGTTTACCTGATCGAATTCTCACGTTTTTTCTCGCTGGCTGCGGCCAAGGCTGGCAAACTTGATCAGATGCAGACCTTCTCAAAGATTCTGGACGCTACACTTAACCTGGAGATGGACCTGCATCGAAAGATCTGCGCTGATTACAGAATTACACCCGAAGAGCTGGAGAGCACCGAGCCGGCTCCCAACAATCTCGGCTACACCTCGTATTTACAGTCAGTTGCTTACAGCGGGGATCTGGTCGAAATACTCGCCGCTTTGTTGCCGTGCAGCTGGGGGTATATTGAAATCGCCGAACACCTCAAAAAGAAGGGACTTCCGGAGCATAAGCACTACCGTCAATGGATCGAAACCTACACATCCAATGAGTTTGTTGAAATGACCGACTGGCTTAAAGCAACTTTTGACCAGCTCAGCGAAAAGCTTAGTGAGGACAAAGCCGGCCGGGTGCAGGAGATCTTTAAGTTTTCATCGCTGTGGGAACTGCTGTTCTGGGAGATGGCTTACTATACCCAGGAATGGCCTGTAAAAAACTGA
- a CDS encoding isoprenyl transferase, producing the protein MDGNGRWAKKQGLKRTEGHKAGVSSIQKIVRIAWPLGVKYLTLYTFSVENWKRPKAEVAYIMKLLYNTTRSELSELEKNDVRLIATGRIDRIPSPSRMMLKKAIRQTADNQGLVLNLALSYGGRTEILDAVRGIVSDVKKGKLEGKRITEKLFEEYLYTADLPDPDLLIRTSGEMRLSNFLLWQTHYTELYITDTLWPDFNEESFCRALLDYQNRDRRYGQLSRKES; encoded by the coding sequence ATGGATGGCAATGGGCGCTGGGCGAAAAAGCAGGGGCTCAAGCGAACCGAGGGCCATAAGGCCGGAGTCTCATCGATCCAGAAAATTGTGCGAATCGCCTGGCCTCTCGGAGTAAAATATCTGACATTGTACACGTTCTCCGTCGAAAACTGGAAACGTCCCAAAGCCGAAGTCGCTTATATCATGAAGCTGCTTTACAACACCACCCGTTCCGAGTTATCCGAGCTTGAGAAAAACGATGTGCGCCTGATAGCAACCGGAAGAATCGACAGGATACCGTCGCCATCACGCATGATGCTGAAAAAGGCGATTCGACAGACGGCTGACAATCAGGGTTTGGTTTTGAACCTGGCCCTCAGTTATGGCGGACGGACTGAGATTCTGGACGCTGTCAGGGGAATCGTGAGCGATGTCAAAAAGGGGAAGCTGGAGGGCAAACGGATTACCGAAAAGCTGTTCGAAGAATATCTGTATACTGCCGACTTGCCCGATCCTGACCTGTTGATCCGAACCTCCGGTGAAATGAGGCTCTCCAATTTTCTGCTATGGCAGACCCATTACACTGAACTGTATATAACCGATACTTTGTGGCCCGATTTTAACGAAGAAAGCTTCTGCCGGGCGCTGTTGGATTATCAGAATCGTGACCGTCGCTACGGTCAGCTATCCCGCAAGGAGTCATGA
- a CDS encoding ribosome recycling factor, producing the protein MISQIKKNTEDRLKKSLDAVRQQMATIRSGKASTSLLDGVKVEYYGQMTPLNQVATVSAPEPRLIVIQPWEKTIVDEINKAIQASNLGLNPQVDSQIIRIPIPPLSEERRKDLVKHIKDLGENGKIAMRNIRRDANDELKKAEKAKDISEDQMHDGIKAVQDLLDDYIKKVDEMMESKEKEIMEV; encoded by the coding sequence ATGATCAGCCAGATTAAGAAAAATACCGAGGATCGTCTGAAGAAATCGCTCGATGCAGTTCGGCAACAGATGGCCACCATTCGCTCGGGCAAAGCTTCAACCTCGCTTCTGGATGGAGTCAAGGTGGAGTACTACGGGCAGATGACGCCTCTCAACCAGGTGGCGACAGTCAGCGCCCCCGAACCACGCCTGATCGTTATTCAGCCCTGGGAAAAGACGATCGTCGATGAAATCAACAAGGCCATCCAGGCCTCAAATCTCGGTCTCAATCCGCAGGTCGACAGCCAGATCATCCGCATCCCCATCCCGCCACTCTCCGAAGAACGTCGCAAGGATCTGGTCAAGCATATTAAGGACCTGGGAGAAAACGGCAAGATCGCTATGCGCAATATCCGTCGCGACGCCAACGATGAACTCAAGAAAGCTGAAAAAGCAAAGGATATTTCCGAGGACCAGATGCATGACGGCATCAAAGCTGTCCAGGATCTTCTGGACGATTATATTAAGAAGGTCGACGAGATGATGGAGTCCAAGGAAAAAGAGATAATGGAAGTTTAG
- a CDS encoding UMP kinase, with protein sequence MEKPHYRRILLKLSGEALMGKSEFGIDPATIKYISGEVIEAHMLGVEIALVVGGGNIFRGASVHALGISRATGDYMGMLATVINSLALQDSLENFFDIETRVMTALRVDAVAEKYVRRRAIRHLEKGRVVIFGAGTGNPYFTTDTAAALRAMEVGAEVLIKATKVDGVYSADPKKDPDAKFYDNISYKDVLNMDLGVMDATATQLCRENDIPIRVFNLNKKGELKRMLLGEKIGTIINSKEQV encoded by the coding sequence GTGGAAAAACCGCATTACAGAAGAATCCTGCTTAAGCTGTCGGGCGAGGCCCTGATGGGAAAAAGCGAGTTTGGCATCGATCCCGCCACGATCAAGTATATTTCCGGCGAGGTCATCGAAGCCCATATGCTCGGGGTCGAAATCGCCCTGGTGGTCGGCGGCGGCAATATCTTCCGTGGCGCCAGCGTGCATGCTCTGGGAATCAGCCGTGCCACCGGAGATTATATGGGTATGCTGGCTACAGTTATAAATTCTCTCGCTCTCCAGGACAGCCTGGAGAATTTTTTTGATATCGAGACCAGGGTCATGACCGCGCTTCGGGTCGATGCTGTGGCGGAAAAATATGTCCGCCGGCGGGCAATCCGTCATCTCGAGAAAGGCCGGGTAGTAATCTTCGGTGCCGGTACCGGCAATCCCTATTTCACGACAGATACGGCTGCCGCACTGCGTGCCATGGAGGTCGGGGCCGAAGTCCTGATCAAAGCCACGAAGGTCGATGGCGTTTACAGCGCTGACCCCAAGAAAGACCCGGATGCCAAATTTTACGACAACATCAGTTACAAGGATGTGCTCAATATGGATCTGGGTGTCATGGATGCCACTGCGACCCAGCTCTGTCGCGAGAACGATATCCCGATTCGCGTGTTTAATCTTAATAAGAAGGGTGAACTGAAACGCATGCTTTTAGGTGAGAAAATAGGAACAATAATAAATTCCAAGGAGCAGGTATGA
- the tsf gene encoding translation elongation factor Ts — MAISAKVVKELRDKTNAGMMDCKKALEEAGGEMEKAIEILREKGIAKAAKKSERATEEGVIYAYIHPGDKLGVLVEINCETDFVAKTDDFKAFVKDVAMQVAAANPLVVQREEVDPELIEKERQIYRTQALNEGKPEKIVDKIIDGKIEKYYKEICLMEQPFIRDQDKSITDLQNETIATLGENITIKRFCRYRLGE; from the coding sequence ATGGCTATTTCAGCCAAGGTTGTAAAAGAACTCAGAGACAAGACGAATGCCGGTATGATGGATTGCAAGAAAGCGCTCGAGGAAGCCGGTGGCGAGATGGAAAAGGCGATTGAAATCCTGCGCGAAAAAGGAATAGCCAAGGCTGCCAAGAAATCCGAACGTGCCACGGAAGAAGGCGTGATTTACGCCTACATCCATCCCGGTGACAAACTGGGTGTACTGGTCGAAATCAACTGCGAAACCGACTTTGTGGCCAAAACCGATGATTTCAAAGCATTCGTGAAGGATGTCGCCATGCAGGTCGCGGCCGCAAATCCGCTGGTAGTCCAACGCGAGGAAGTGGATCCCGAACTAATTGAAAAAGAACGCCAGATTTACCGTACTCAGGCTCTCAACGAAGGCAAGCCGGAAAAGATAGTCGACAAGATAATTGACGGCAAAATTGAGAAGTACTATAAAGAAATCTGCCTGATGGAACAGCCGTTCATCCGCGACCAGGACAAGAGTATTACCGATCTTCAGAACGAAACTATCGCGACGCTCGGTGAAAACATTACGATCAAGAGATTCTGCCGATATCGCTTGGGAGAGTAA
- the rpsB gene encoding 30S ribosomal protein S2, with protein MLDITIKDLLEAGVHFGHQTRRWNPKMKRFIFTAKNGIYIIDLKKTMMSMERAIHKVNEIVTRGHDILFVGTKKQAKDVIREEAIRCGQYYVCERWLGGMLTNFQTIKKNIKRLKDLERMKEDGTFEKLSKKEVSGLEREMAKLQKVLGGIKEMNRLPGLLFVVDAKKEKIAVAEASKLEIPIISIIDTNSDPDPIDFPIAGNDDAIKSIKIITSQISNSVIEAANRLKEGAQIAEKSEQDKTASKVEAPSE; from the coding sequence ATGCTGGATATTACCATCAAAGATTTATTGGAGGCAGGCGTCCATTTCGGGCACCAGACCAGGCGCTGGAACCCGAAGATGAAGCGCTTTATCTTCACTGCCAAAAACGGCATCTACATAATTGACCTCAAGAAAACCATGATGTCCATGGAGAGGGCGATCCACAAAGTCAATGAAATCGTCACTCGCGGTCATGATATTTTGTTTGTCGGAACCAAAAAGCAGGCCAAGGATGTCATCCGCGAAGAAGCCATTCGGTGCGGACAGTACTATGTTTGCGAGCGCTGGCTGGGCGGGATGCTGACCAATTTCCAGACCATCAAGAAGAATATCAAAAGGCTCAAGGACCTGGAACGGATGAAAGAGGACGGCACGTTCGAAAAGCTGTCCAAAAAAGAGGTTTCCGGCCTGGAGCGAGAGATGGCCAAGCTCCAGAAGGTTCTGGGCGGGATCAAAGAGATGAATCGCCTGCCCGGGTTGTTGTTTGTGGTCGACGCTAAAAAAGAGAAGATCGCGGTGGCCGAGGCTTCCAAGCTGGAAATCCCGATTATCTCGATAATTGACACAAACTCCGATCCGGATCCGATTGATTTTCCGATTGCCGGCAATGACGACGCGATCAAGTCGATCAAGATAATCACCAGTCAGATTTCGAACTCAGTGATCGAAGCTGCCAACCGCCTCAAAGAGGGCGCGCAGATCGCGGAAAAATCCGAACAGGACAAGACCGCCAGCAAGGTCGAGGCACCTTCAGAATAA
- the rpsI gene encoding 30S ribosomal protein S9, with translation MAEEILATGRRKSAVATVRLKTGNGSWKVNGRDLIDYVSGRQLLVNHVIAPFQATETEGKFDVICRAKGGGPTGQAGAMRLALARALIKYDQALRQPLKEAGYLTRDPRVVERKKYGLVKARKRFQYSKR, from the coding sequence ATGGCAGAAGAAATCTTGGCCACCGGTCGACGGAAATCGGCGGTGGCGACGGTTCGCCTCAAAACGGGAAACGGTTCCTGGAAGGTTAACGGCCGTGATCTGATCGATTACGTCAGTGGCCGTCAGCTTTTGGTAAACCATGTTATCGCCCCGTTTCAGGCGACCGAGACCGAGGGTAAATTCGATGTTATCTGCCGGGCCAAAGGTGGTGGACCGACCGGCCAGGCTGGAGCCATGCGTTTGGCGCTGGCCCGTGCGCTGATCAAATATGACCAGGCGCTTCGCCAGCCTCTCAAGGAAGCCGGCTACCTGACCCGTGACCCGCGTGTCGTCGAACGTAAAAAGTATGGATTAGTGAAGGCGCGCAAGCGCTTCCAGTATTCCAAGCGATAG
- the rplM gene encoding 50S ribosomal protein L13 — MKTYLPKLSEVEKKWYVVDVGEKILGRQATKVARILMGKTKPTYTPFLDTGDYIIVVNADKIALSGKKPWQKEYYHHTGYPGALKKKTFQQMMNYRPEFIFREAVKGMLPKNRLGRKMLKKLFVYAGEKHPHQAQKPESLEL, encoded by the coding sequence ATGAAGACATATCTTCCGAAATTGTCTGAAGTAGAAAAAAAGTGGTATGTTGTCGATGTGGGCGAAAAGATCCTGGGACGGCAGGCGACCAAGGTTGCCCGTATTCTGATGGGTAAAACTAAGCCGACTTATACACCGTTTCTGGATACCGGTGATTATATCATCGTGGTGAACGCCGACAAGATAGCGCTGAGCGGTAAAAAGCCCTGGCAGAAAGAGTACTATCATCATACCGGTTACCCGGGTGCGCTGAAGAAGAAGACCTTTCAGCAGATGATGAATTATCGTCCGGAATTTATCTTCCGCGAGGCAGTCAAGGGTATGCTTCCGAAAAACCGGCTGGGACGCAAGATGCTCAAAAAGCTGTTTGTCTATGCCGGCGAGAAGCATCCGCATCAGGCCCAGAAGCCGGAATCACTTGAACTGTAA